In Symphalangus syndactylus isolate Jambi chromosome 6, NHGRI_mSymSyn1-v2.1_pri, whole genome shotgun sequence, a genomic segment contains:
- the LOC129484031 gene encoding filamin-C-like yields the protein MAPGNYLIAIKYGGPQHIVGSPFKAKVTGPRLSGGHSLHETSTVLVETVTKSSSSRGSSYSSIPKFSSDASKVVTRDPGLSQAFVGQKNSFTVDCSQAGTNMMMVGVHGPKTPCEEVNVKHMGNRVYNVTYTVKEKGDYILIVKWGDESVPGSPFKVKVP from the exons ATGGCCCCTGGCAACTACCTCATTGCCATCAAGTACGGTGGCCCCCAGCACATCGTGGGCAGCCCCTTCAAGGCCAAGGTCACTG GTCCGAGGCTGTCCGGAGGCCACAGCCTTCACGAAACATCCACGGTTCTGGTGGAGACTGTGACCAAGTCCTCCTCAAGCCGGGGCTCCAGCTACAGCTCCATCCCCAAGTTCTCCTCGGATGCCAGCAAGGTGGTGACTCGGGACCCTGGGCTGTCCCAGGCCTTCGTGGGCCAGAAGAACTCCTTCACCGTGGACTGCAGCCAAGCAG gCACCAACATGATGATGGTGGGCGTGCACGGCCCCAAGACCCCCTGTGAGGAGGTGAACGTGAAGCACATGGGGAACCGGGTGTACAATGTCACCTACACTGTCAAGGAGAAAGGGGACTACATCCTCATCGTCAAGTGGGGTGACGAAAGTGTCCCTGGAAGCCCCTTCAAAGTCAAGGTCCCTTGA